In Rhinolophus ferrumequinum isolate MPI-CBG mRhiFer1 chromosome 18, mRhiFer1_v1.p, whole genome shotgun sequence, a genomic segment contains:
- the HSH2D gene encoding hematopoietic SH2 domain-containing protein — MAEARKLPPPLPPRLDWFVQTQVDQLTQGGVPAWFHGAISRQEAEDLLEPQPLGSFLIRVSHTHVGYTLSYKAQSCCRHFMVKLLDDGSFMIPGENRAHASLEALVTFHQQQPMRPHGELLKQPCGQKDPANVDYEELFLYSSALAEEAASPAHSPSEHQSPSSRPVAAPKEASAKPVLLHRPKERKPSAEMGRVPTEETTSSCPPKPPLEEACHKLWKNLKTLPQTGKKVQQQLKSHLAAVSLSQLRDSRKLEVTHDSGAEAGDVARDGNICTHPSVATSLTSPSQPQVLRDKKDSSRRDSSSASWSEETLRARGWHQVVVRALSSQVSKPEPRGFAEPQEDWLPEEYRPPPPFAPGYC; from the exons ATGGCAGAGGCCAGAAAGCTGCCCCCGCCTCTGCCCCCACGACTGGACTGGTTCGTGCAGACACAGGTGGACCAGCTGACCCAAGGAGGGGTTCCTGCATGGTTCCACGGTGCCATCTCGAGACA GGAGGCAGAGGACTTGCTGGAGCCACAGCCACTGGGATCCTTTCTCATCAGGGTCAGTCATACCCACGTGGGCTACACACTCTCCTACAA AGCCCAGAGCTGCTGCCGTCACTTCATGGTGAAGCTCTTGGATGATGGCAGCTTCATGATCCCTGGGGAGAACAGAGCCCATGCCTCGCTGGAGGCACTGGTCACCTTCCACCAGCAGCAGCCCATGAGGCCACACGGGGAGCTGCTGAAGCAGCCCTGTGGGCAG AAGGATCCAGCAAACGTGGACTATGAAGAGCTCTTCCTTTACTCCAGTGCCTTGGCTGAGGAAGctgccagcccagcccacagcccCAGCGAACATCAGAGTCCTTCCTCCCGACCTGTGGCTGCACCCAAGGAG GCCTCTGCAAAACCAGTCCTGCTCCATCGGCCAAAGGAAAGGAAGCCATCGGCAGAGATGGGCAGAGTACCCACGGAGGAAACCACTTCCTCCTGCCCTCCAAAGCCCCCTCTTGAAGAGGCCTGCCACAAACTCTGGAAGAACCTCAAGACGCTCCCTCAGACTGGCAAGAAGGTCCAGCAGCAGTTGAAATCCCACCTGGCAGCCGTGAGCTTGTCACAGCTCCGGGACTCCAGGAAACTGGAGGTGACTCATGACTCAGGAGCCGAGGCAGGTGACGTGGCTAGAGACGGTAACATCTGCACACACCCCTCTGTGGCCACCTCGCTCACAAGCCCCTCACAGCCCCAGGTTCTAAGAGACAAAAAGGACTCCTCCAGGAGGGACTCAAGTTCGGCAAGCTGGAGCGAGGAGACCCTGAGGGCCAGAGGTTGGCACCAGGTGGTTGTGAGGGCCCTGTCCTCACAGGTGTCCAAACCGGAGCCGAGGGGGTTTGCAGAACCCCAAGAGGACTGGCTCCCCGAGGAGTACCGTCCACCGCCACCCTTTGCCCCTGGATACTGCTAG